DNA sequence from the Arthrobacter sp. V1I9 genome:
AGTTACAAGCTGTCCTCGAATGAAAACCCGCTGCCCCCGATCCCTGCGGTCGTTGAGGCAATTGCGCAGCAGACAGATTTCAACCGCTACCCTGATCCTCTGAGCAGCAGGCTCCGCACAGAGCTGGCCGCATTCCTGGATGTTCCCGCCGAGGATATCGTCACTGGCGCAGGCAGCCTGGGGGCTTTGAACCAGCTGCTGGCCGCATTCGCGGGGCGGAACGAAGACGGCGAACCCGACGAAGTGGTTTACGCGTGGCGCTCCTTTGAGGCGTATCCCATCAGCGTTGGCCTCTCGGGTGCGCAGGGTGTCCCCGTTCCCCTGGCTGCCGGCGGCCGCCACGACCTCAAGGCGATGGCTGCAGCAGTTACAGCCCGCACCAAGGTGATCCTCCTCTGCACCCCAAACAATCCCACGGGCCCTGCGCTGACAGCCGCCGAGACAGAGGCGTTTATCCGCTCTGTGCCGGCAGGCGTGGTGGTGGTGGTTGACGAGGCCTACCAGGAGTTCGTGCGGGACGCGGAGGCGGCGGACGGGATTGCGCTCTACCGCAAGTACCCCAACGTGGTTGTGCTCCGGACCTTCTCGAAGGCCCACGGGCTTGCCGGCCTGCGGGTTGGCTACAGCATCTCCAACCCCGGGTTGACTCAACACCTTAGGGTCGCTGCCACGCCGTTCGCCGTGTCGCAGATTGCAGAAACTGCCGCAATTATTTCCCTGCAGAATTACCCGCAAGTTGTAGAGAGGGTACAAAAACTCGTGGATGAGCGGGAACGCGTTACGGTGGGGCTCAGGAATCTGGGCTGGGCTGTTCCGGACGCGCAGGGCAACTTCGTTTGGCTGGACCTTGGAGCCGACAGCGCCGGATTCGCAGACCTGGCGGCTACGCAGGCCTTGTCCGTCAGGGCGTTTCCCGGGGAGGGAGTGCGGGTAAGCATCGGCGAGACCGAAGCAAATACGCGGTTCCTCAAGCTGTGTGCCAACTATACAAAGGCCCCACGCGCTTCCTAGCACTTAACAAGTAGCCCCGCGGTTACTTACTGAAGATAAAGTTAGGATCAGTAAGCCATTATATATGCCGCAGCAGGAATTCATTCCTTTTGCGGCATATATCCCAGCGACATTGCATCCGCATCCGGATGCGGCAAGCAAGGAGACGGTATGGGCACACATCTGCCTGCCACCGAGTTCGACGGAACAGCTGTAGACGACCAGCGCGAGGCTGATGCCGAAGCCATCATGGGCGAACCCCCGGCGCAGATGGTCCAGCTCCTCGGCCCTGACGGGAAACTCGGCTTTGATCCCGTCTTCACCGGATACGCCGAGAAACTCACCCCGGAGAAACTCCAGGGACTCTACGCTGACATGGCTGCCATCCGCCGCTTCGACGTCGAAGCCACCGCCTTGCAGCGCCAGGGCCAGTTGGCGCTCTGGGTTCCGTTGACCGGCCAGGAAGCCGCCCAAATCGGCTCGGGCCGTGCCAGCCAGCCGCAGGACTACATCTTTCCCACCTACCGGGAACACGGCGTCGCCTTGACCCGCAATGTGGACCTGGCCGAGCTCCTGCGCCAGTTCCGCGGGGTCTCCAACGGCGGCTGGAACCCCAAGGACACCAACTTCCACCTGTACACGCTGGTCCTGGCGGCGCAGACGCTTCACGCAGTGGGCTACGCCATGGGCATCCAGCGGGACCAGAAGCTTGCCGCCGCCAACTCTGCCGCCTCCGGTGCGCCCACTTCAGAACCGGACGCGGCAGTTATCGCCTACTTTGGGGACGGCGCGAGCTCCGAGGGGGACGTCCACGAATCCATGGTGTTTGCGTCCTCCTACAACGCCCCCGTGGTGTTCTTCTGCCAGAACAACCACTGGGCCATCTCCGTTCCCACCAACGTGCAAACGCGGGTGCCGCTGTCCAACCGGGCCAAGGGCTACGGCTTCCCCGGCATCCGGGTGGACGGCAACGACGTCATTGCCGTGCACGCCGTCACCGAATGGGCGCTGGAGCACGCACGCCAGGGCAAAGGCCCCGTCCTGATCGAGGCCTTCACCTACAGGGTGGGTGCGCATACGACGGCGGACGACCCCACGAAATACCGCGAGTCAGCGGAGGAGGATGCCTGGCGGGCCAAGGATCCGCTGGTACGCCTGGAGAAATACCTGCGTGCGGAAGGCCTGGCTGACGAAGCGTTCTTCGCCAAGGTCAAGGCCGACGGTGACGAGCTCGCAGCTTACGTCCGGCGCACCACGCACGACCTCGAGACGCCGGATATCCGGTCCGCCTTCGCCAACACCTACGTGGAGGCCCACCCCCTGGTGGCAGAGGAGCTGGCCTGGTTTGAGGAGTACTCAGCGGGTTTTGCAGGCGAAGGGCAGGCAGAAGAACGGCAGGCAGTAACAGCCCCGGCGTCCCAAGAGGCAGGCCACTGATGACCACCATGACCATCGCAAAGGCCATCAATGAGGGCCTGCGCGCAGCACTGACGGACAACCCGAAATCCCTGCTGATGGGCGAAGACATCGGCGCCCTCGGCGGCGTGTACCGCGTGACGGACGGGCTGATCCGCGAGTTCGGCCCGGACCGCGTGGTGGACACCCCGCTCGCAGAGTCCGGCATCATCGGCACCGCGATCGGCCTCGCACTGCGCGGCTACACGCCGGTATGCGAAATCCAGTTCGACGGCTTCGTTTTCCCGGGCTTCAACCAGATCACCACCCAGTTGGCCAAGATGCACGCGCGCAGCAACGGCAACCTCACCGTTCCAGTGGTCATCCGCATCCCCTACGGCGGAGGCATCGGCTCCGTGGAGCACCATTCGGAATCCCCGGAAGCGCTCTTCGCCCATACGGCAGGCCTGCGCATCATCACGCCGTCCAACCCGCATGATGCCTACTGGATGATCCAGCAGGCTGTGGAGTGCCAGGATCCGGTGATCGTTTTCGAGCCCAAGCGCCGCTACTGGCTCAAGGGTGACGTTGACGTCCAGTCACCGGGCCGGGCGGATGACCCTTTCAAGGCCCACGTTCTCCGGGAGGGGGCAGACGCCACCATCGTGGCGTATGGCCCGCTGGTTCCGGTGGCCCTGGCTGCGGCCAACGCCGCGGAGGAGGACGGACGCAGCGTTGAGGTCATTGACCTGCGCTCCATCTCGCCCCTTGACTTCGATACCGTCACCGCCTCGGTGGAAAAGACCGGGCGCCTGATCGTGGCCCATGAGGCGCCCACCTTCGGCGGTATCGGCGGTGAAATCGCGGCCCGGATCAGCGAGCGGGCCTTCCATTCCCTGGAGGCGCCCGTGATCCGCGTAGGTGGCTTCCACATGCCCTATCCCGTTGCCAAGGTGGAGGAAGATTACCTTCCGGACATCGACCGCATCCTCGAGGCGCTGGACCGCGCCCTCACCTACTGAGGACACCATGACTCTCAACAAGTTCAACCTGCCTGACGTAGGCGAGGGCCTCACCGAGGCGGAAATTGTCTCCTGGAAGGTCAAGCCCGGTGACGCCGTCGCCATCAATGACGTCCTGTGCGAGATCGAAACTGCCAAGTCGATCGTGGAACTGCCGTCCCCCTTTGCCGGGACCGTCACGGATCTGCTGGTCCCGGAAGGGGTGACCATCGACGTCGGCACGGCCATCATCAGCGTCAGCGATGACGTCGCGGGCGATCCCACGCCCGCGGACGTGCGGGCCCCGGAGACCCCGGTGCAGCCGCTCTACGGCAAGCTGCCGGCAGAAAATGAAGCGCCCGACGCCGGCTCAACAGACAGTGCCCTGGCCGGCGGTCCGCTGGTGGGCTCGGGTCCCAAGGCCGACGCCGTCAAGCGCCGCCCGCGGAAGGCGGCACCTGCCGCCGGTTCCCTGACGGTCAACGCTCCCGAGGTGGAGCCTGTCCAGCCCCACACGCCGGCTGAGGTGGCGGCGCATGACGAGGCCCGGTCCGCCGAAGGGATGGACAACCGGCCCACCTTTGGTGGGGCCATCACCGGCCTCGTGAACAAGGTCCTGGCCAAGCCGCCGGTCCGCAAGATCGCCCGCGACCTCGGCATCGACCTCGCAGACGTGGTGGCAACCGGCCTGCGCGGCGAGGTGACGCGCGAGGACCTGGTCAGCTACCAGGCCCAGCGCGACGCAGAGCTGGACAAGGCGGACGGGTTCTGGGGCAAGGCAGGAAAGCCGCAGGACCAGCGGATAGAACGGATTCCCGTCAAGGGCGTCCGCAAGGCCACGGCGAAGGCGATGGTGGAGTCGGCATTTTCGGCACCCCACGTGAGCATCTTTGTGGACGTGGACGCCAGCCGCACCATGGAGTTCGTCAAGAGGCTCAAGTCCTCCCGCGACTTCGAAGGCATCCGGGTATCGCCGCTGCTCATCCTCGCAAAGGCAGTGATCTGGGCGGCCGCGCGTAACCCCAGCGTCAATGCCACCTGGATGGACAACGGCGAAGGCACCGCCGAAATCCAGGTCAAGCACTACATGAACCTGGGAATCGCAGCGGCCACTCCCCGCGGCTTGATGGTCCCGAACATCAAGAACGCCCAGGACCTCTCCCTGAAGGAGCTGGCGCTGGCCCTGAACAACCTCGCCACCACCGCCAGGGCCGGAAAAACACAGCCTGCGGAGATGCAGGGCGGCACGCTCACGATCACCAACATTGGGGCGCTGGGCATTGACACAGGTACGCCGATCATCAACCCCGGCGAGGTGGCGATCGTCGCCTTCGGAACCATCAAGCAGAAGCCCTGGGTCCTGGACGGCGAAGTGATTCCCCGCTGGATCACCACCCTTGGCGGTTCGTTCGACCACCGCGTGGTGGACGGCGACCTGTCCGCCCGCTTTATGGCCGACGTCGCCGCCATCCTGGAGGAACCGGCACTGCTGCTGGACTAGGAAACCGACAACATGGTGATGAACGCCGGCGCCATCCGTGCCAAAAACAGGACAGCCAGATGGATCACGGAGACGCTCCAGCCACCAGTGGTGGTCAGCGTGCAGCTGTTGATCAGCCCGCTGACCCAGGCCGGCTTTCCCGGAACCATGGCCTACGGTGCGTTGGCAGCCCTGTTCGTCTGCGTGATCCCGCTGTTGCTGCTGCTGGTCCTGGTGAAACTGGGTAAAGTCACCGACCATCACGTCAGCGACCGCAAGCAGCGGGCACCAGTGCTGCTGATGGCGCTGGCCTCCATCGCGGCCGGACTGCTGGTCCTGAATGCTGTCGGGGCTCCGCAAAGCGTTGTGGCCATGGTTCTTGGTGTGGTGGGCGGCGCGTGGTGGTCCTGGCAGCAGTCAGCCCGTTCTGGAAAATCAGCGGGCACGCTGCCGCCATATCCTCGTCCGCTGTGATTGCGGTTCTGATGCTCGGGGCGCCGTGGCTTCCGTTGCTGCTGCTCATCCCCGCCGTCGGCTGGTCCCGGGTGGTGCTGCGCGCCCACACGGTGGCGCAGGTGGTTGCCGGCTCGTTGTTCGGCGGCGTGGTGATGGCCGGGATCTGGTGGGTCCTGCAGGGCTGGATGGTCTCCTAACCCAGGGAGGCCTAATAGATGGTGTAGGCCGAGAGCATCTCAATAGTGGTTGGATCCGTCATTGATCCGAGCGCAACCGCTGCTGTCACCATCAATGCACACATTCCCGCGGCCACCGCCCCGGAGGCGGCCAGAATCTTCCAGTCTTCACGCAGTACGCTGCCCACCGTGGCGGGAAGTTCGAGGCCCGGGGCAATGAGGTTCGGTGCGCTGTCAACGGTCCCGTCGTCCAGCAGCGCCACCACCCTGCCGCTGCTGCGGTCAACGCGCATGGAACAGATGTGGTTTCCGTGGCGGGCCAGGAGGATGTCGTGCCCTACGAGCTGGCGGCGCTGGAGAGTTATCAATGGAGCCCCTTGAAAATGGTGAATGCCGGATGTCCGCACCATTGAGGGCTTATCCAATTTTATCCCCGGCTTCAGCTCCAAAACCCTGCTTTTAGGGTGAGAACGGACACCATGGGGCGGGGGAATGCCGCCCCATGGTGACCCTATCCGGGCTAGTCGGCGTCGTAGGTGTTGGCGATGTAGACGTCGCAGGGAGCGTTGTGGGCCACGCTGTTGGCAACGCTTCCGAGGACGCGCCCGATGCCCTGCATCCTGCGGTTTCCCACCACGATGATGCGGGCCTCCATCCGGAGGGCCTCCTTGATGAGGGCGTCCGCCGGGCGGCCGCGGGCTGCCGAGTAAGTCACCTTGATGTCCCGGCCGAGGGAATCCGCGACGGTGCGCGCTACGTGCTCGGCGGCATCGGCGTCGGACACAATCCACTGGTCGCTGCCGCTGCCGAAGACCTCGGTGCGGTCGCTGTCGAAGGCTGAGACCACGTGAAGCGAGGCGCCCAGTGCTGCGGCGAGGTCCCGTGCGGACTCCGCTGCCTTCTTGGCCGTACCGCTGCCGTCAACCCCTACAACGATGATTCCGCTCATGTGTTGCTCCTTTGCTTTGTGTGTGCGGCTTAAGTCAGTGAGCCCAAGGCTACAGCTCCGCTATGGCTTCCCGCAGTACCGGCGCAAGGCGCCGAACGCCTTCAGTGATGGCTTCCGGCGGCACGGCGCTGTAGGCCAGGCGCAGCTTATTGGACGGCTCGTCCGACGGCGTGAAGGCGGCTCCGGGGATAAACACCACACCGGCGTCGATCGCCTTTTGCAGCAACGGGTAGGTGTCCACCCCTTCCGGGAGCGTCACCCAGACGAAAAATCCGCCTTCCGGGCTGGTCCAGCTGGTCCCGGCAGGCATGTGGGCCTCAAGGGCTGCGAGCATGGCGCGGCACCTCTCTGCATACAGTCCGCGGTACGTTTCGATTTGGCCCCGCCAGTCAAAGTCGCGCAGGTAGGCAGATACCAGCATCTGGTTGAGTGCAGGCGGGCACAGGGTCACAGCTTCCGCTGCCAGGTAGTAGCGGCGCTGCAGGTGCTCGGGCACCAGGGCCCAGCCGATGCGAA
Encoded proteins:
- a CDS encoding histidinol-phosphate transaminase; the encoded protein is MTSSETLAGGIQPRPVVAKLPRYAAGKPPVAVDGLASYKLSSNENPLPPIPAVVEAIAQQTDFNRYPDPLSSRLRTELAAFLDVPAEDIVTGAGSLGALNQLLAAFAGRNEDGEPDEVVYAWRSFEAYPISVGLSGAQGVPVPLAAGGRHDLKAMAAAVTARTKVILLCTPNNPTGPALTAAETEAFIRSVPAGVVVVVDEAYQEFVRDAEAADGIALYRKYPNVVVLRTFSKAHGLAGLRVGYSISNPGLTQHLRVAATPFAVSQIAETAAIISLQNYPQVVERVQKLVDERERVTVGLRNLGWAVPDAQGNFVWLDLGADSAGFADLAATQALSVRAFPGEGVRVSIGETEANTRFLKLCANYTKAPRAS
- the pdhA gene encoding pyruvate dehydrogenase (acetyl-transferring) E1 component subunit alpha; this encodes MGTHLPATEFDGTAVDDQREADAEAIMGEPPAQMVQLLGPDGKLGFDPVFTGYAEKLTPEKLQGLYADMAAIRRFDVEATALQRQGQLALWVPLTGQEAAQIGSGRASQPQDYIFPTYREHGVALTRNVDLAELLRQFRGVSNGGWNPKDTNFHLYTLVLAAQTLHAVGYAMGIQRDQKLAAANSAASGAPTSEPDAAVIAYFGDGASSEGDVHESMVFASSYNAPVVFFCQNNHWAISVPTNVQTRVPLSNRAKGYGFPGIRVDGNDVIAVHAVTEWALEHARQGKGPVLIEAFTYRVGAHTTADDPTKYRESAEEDAWRAKDPLVRLEKYLRAEGLADEAFFAKVKADGDELAAYVRRTTHDLETPDIRSAFANTYVEAHPLVAEELAWFEEYSAGFAGEGQAEERQAVTAPASQEAGH
- a CDS encoding alpha-ketoacid dehydrogenase subunit beta, yielding MTTMTIAKAINEGLRAALTDNPKSLLMGEDIGALGGVYRVTDGLIREFGPDRVVDTPLAESGIIGTAIGLALRGYTPVCEIQFDGFVFPGFNQITTQLAKMHARSNGNLTVPVVIRIPYGGGIGSVEHHSESPEALFAHTAGLRIITPSNPHDAYWMIQQAVECQDPVIVFEPKRRYWLKGDVDVQSPGRADDPFKAHVLREGADATIVAYGPLVPVALAAANAAEEDGRSVEVIDLRSISPLDFDTVTASVEKTGRLIVAHEAPTFGGIGGEIAARISERAFHSLEAPVIRVGGFHMPYPVAKVEEDYLPDIDRILEALDRALTY
- a CDS encoding dihydrolipoamide acetyltransferase family protein; this translates as MTLNKFNLPDVGEGLTEAEIVSWKVKPGDAVAINDVLCEIETAKSIVELPSPFAGTVTDLLVPEGVTIDVGTAIISVSDDVAGDPTPADVRAPETPVQPLYGKLPAENEAPDAGSTDSALAGGPLVGSGPKADAVKRRPRKAAPAAGSLTVNAPEVEPVQPHTPAEVAAHDEARSAEGMDNRPTFGGAITGLVNKVLAKPPVRKIARDLGIDLADVVATGLRGEVTREDLVSYQAQRDAELDKADGFWGKAGKPQDQRIERIPVKGVRKATAKAMVESAFSAPHVSIFVDVDASRTMEFVKRLKSSRDFEGIRVSPLLILAKAVIWAAARNPSVNATWMDNGEGTAEIQVKHYMNLGIAAATPRGLMVPNIKNAQDLSLKELALALNNLATTARAGKTQPAEMQGGTLTITNIGALGIDTGTPIINPGEVAIVAFGTIKQKPWVLDGEVIPRWITTLGGSFDHRVVDGDLSARFMADVAAILEEPALLLD
- a CDS encoding universal stress protein; its protein translation is MSGIIVVGVDGSGTAKKAAESARDLAAALGASLHVVSAFDSDRTEVFGSGSDQWIVSDADAAEHVARTVADSLGRDIKVTYSAARGRPADALIKEALRMEARIIVVGNRRMQGIGRVLGSVANSVAHNAPCDVYIANTYDAD